In one window of Oceanococcus sp. HetDA_MAG_MS8 DNA:
- a CDS encoding DUF393 domain-containing protein produces MTQKQDSTACDTLYFDGQCPLCSKEMKRLEGLHDGKLRLIDVHSSELPAGKSRAELLEVLHLRDADGQWISGLDANVRAWRHTRWGWLFAWLRWPLIASIADRIYAVWARRRYAKLYG; encoded by the coding sequence ATGACTCAAAAACAAGACTCTACGGCATGCGACACCCTGTACTTCGACGGCCAATGCCCTCTGTGCAGTAAGGAAATGAAACGCCTGGAGGGATTGCACGATGGCAAGCTGCGATTGATCGATGTGCATAGCTCTGAGCTACCCGCTGGCAAGAGCCGCGCCGAACTGCTGGAGGTTTTGCACCTACGCGATGCGGACGGGCAGTGGATATCGGGTCTAGACGCCAATGTGCGTGCCTGGCGGCACACACGCTGGGGTTGGCTCTTCGCCTGGCTACGCTGGCCGCTAATTGCAAGCATCGCGGACCGCATTTATGCCGTTTGGGCTAGGCGTCGTTACGCCAAGTTGTATGGCTAA
- a CDS encoding DNA/RNA non-specific endonuclease, translating to MRLIVVIITVLLSSTGFLLWGASQPRDALPLRAPQEQKLLWWSWVEQVPGHVRAYSEWLRNPRWVAWVVDRQALQTLGPRPEGFACSRAWLWPVCDKAYRNSGYTRGHLAPNYAMGTLFGRSAQLASFSMRNISPQSRALNTRVWQRLEELEMDEIRRHSQSPLYVLTGPLFRRGPIRLKQGVAVPDAFWRVWLRHDDQGWRSLAFIVPQAVQGPEDLRLFMVSVDEVERQAQLELFARLSAEEQHILESAVDWQAWGEASWWTQPPRY from the coding sequence ATGCGGCTCATCGTTGTAATTATTACAGTTTTATTAAGCTCCACGGGTTTTTTGCTCTGGGGCGCATCGCAGCCCCGCGACGCCTTGCCATTGAGGGCGCCGCAGGAGCAAAAACTGCTGTGGTGGAGTTGGGTAGAGCAGGTTCCAGGGCATGTGCGGGCCTACAGTGAGTGGCTACGAAACCCACGTTGGGTCGCGTGGGTTGTTGATAGGCAGGCCTTGCAGACTCTAGGCCCCCGACCAGAGGGCTTTGCCTGTAGCCGAGCGTGGTTATGGCCGGTATGCGACAAGGCCTATAGAAATAGCGGCTACACCCGAGGCCACCTTGCCCCCAATTACGCCATGGGGACCTTGTTCGGACGCTCCGCGCAACTGGCTAGTTTTTCCATGCGCAATATCAGCCCGCAGTCTCGTGCACTGAACACCCGTGTCTGGCAACGTTTAGAAGAGCTGGAAATGGATGAGATCCGCCGGCATTCCCAAAGCCCTCTGTACGTTCTCACCGGGCCGCTTTTTCGCCGCGGCCCCATACGGCTCAAGCAGGGCGTGGCCGTCCCGGATGCATTTTGGCGGGTGTGGTTGCGGCATGACGACCAGGGTTGGCGTAGCTTGGCCTTTATCGTGCCGCAGGCGGTGCAAGGTCCTGAGGATCTGCGGTTGTTTATGGTCAGTGTGGATGAGGTGGAGCGGCAAGCGCAGCTGGAGCTGTTCGCGCGGTTGTCGGCGGAAGAGCAACACATCCTCGAGTCCGCGGTCGATTGGCAGGCATGGGGGGAGGCCTCCTGGTGGACGCAGCCACCACGTTACTAA
- a CDS encoding aminopeptidase has product MSRISPILRNFSLLALLLLLSGCETLAYHAQAVQGHWQIMRARVPLQEWAAAPERAVDETSKVETLLQARRYASTELALPDNRSYTQVAVLDREATVYNVVAAPEFSLSPLSWCFPVAGCINYRGYFHQEQAEKKALELVGDGYDVVVQPVAAYSTLGWFNDPIPSPVMDWPIDDIVRLIFHELAHQKLYVADATRFNESYASAVAELGLAQWRHHLGSPASAPAVNRSAQVYALLQPTLDALRELYARSYSPERMREEKYALLRSAQARYSQGASLGRYWDAWFSELNNARLAGLSDYQSRVPSFEQIFAECQQDWDCFHRRSRAIGEDPARRQQFLAQHRPALAAPIVMSYLHPAQRLLSRNQHE; this is encoded by the coding sequence ATGAGCCGCATATCCCCTATTTTGCGTAATTTTTCGCTGCTTGCATTGCTGCTACTCCTGAGCGGCTGTGAAACGCTGGCCTATCACGCCCAGGCCGTTCAGGGCCATTGGCAGATCATGCGCGCGCGCGTGCCACTCCAGGAGTGGGCTGCCGCCCCAGAGCGAGCAGTAGACGAGACCAGCAAAGTGGAGACGTTGCTCCAAGCTCGACGCTATGCCAGCACCGAGCTGGCCTTGCCGGACAACCGCAGCTACACCCAGGTGGCGGTACTCGACCGCGAGGCCACGGTTTACAACGTCGTGGCCGCACCCGAATTTTCCTTAAGCCCGTTGAGCTGGTGCTTCCCTGTCGCCGGCTGCATTAACTACCGCGGGTACTTTCACCAAGAACAAGCCGAGAAAAAGGCCTTAGAGCTGGTTGGCGACGGGTATGACGTGGTGGTGCAGCCCGTTGCTGCTTATTCCACCCTGGGCTGGTTCAATGACCCCATACCCAGCCCGGTTATGGACTGGCCTATCGACGACATCGTGCGGCTGATCTTCCATGAACTGGCTCATCAAAAGCTCTACGTCGCTGATGCCACCCGGTTCAATGAAAGTTATGCCAGCGCCGTCGCTGAGCTAGGCCTGGCGCAATGGCGACATCACCTTGGCAGCCCAGCCAGCGCGCCGGCGGTTAACCGCAGTGCACAGGTTTATGCCCTACTCCAGCCCACGCTGGATGCACTGCGTGAGTTGTACGCTCGCAGTTATAGCCCGGAGCGAATGCGTGAGGAAAAATATGCGCTGCTGCGCAGCGCACAGGCCCGCTACAGCCAAGGCGCCAGCCTAGGCCGCTATTGGGATGCGTGGTTTAGCGAACTCAATAACGCAAGACTCGCCGGCCTGAGTGATTACCAGTCGCGAGTTCCAAGCTTCGAGCAAATCTTCGCGGAGTGTCAGCAGGACTGGGACTGTTTCCACCGCCGGAGTCGAGCCATAGGTGAGGACCCTGCCCGGCGCCAGCAGTTTCTTGCGCAGCATCGTCCAGCCCTAGCCGCGCCAATTGTGATGAGTTATTTGCATCCAGCGCAACGCTTGCTGAGTAGAAACCAGCACGAGTAG
- a CDS encoding DUF839 domain-containing protein encodes MNPLLKDIEAAGLSRRSFLRNLLLAGGSVATARSLTACNSNSPATSPEGGSRSKFADMGPLQAPNSDGIQLPEGFSSRVVAVANQPPIASNPGFLWHTDPDGAGTFRTEDGGWIVVSNAEVRDATTGFGALPQIPVISDLATRESLEVLNAVIGPVTGLLPVSPPFLLPFRGGVSALRFDKDGNLIDAYPIQRNTTTNCSGGITPWGTWINGEEIADGYMFECSPLRDGGTPLRLDRFGRKAHEMAAIDMGGRAIYHTEDVTGEDRFYRTIWAAADWPAGSKPNYDAGTLQVLSVPAGIDAARQGPTPIVWLDAIDDGRPQNQVYLEDSTIFAGNEGCWYMNGFVYFSTKGDDNIWVIDTFSDTIESIYNPADGPIGSPVDPNEPPLAGVDNIALTLDGEMIVVEDGGDMRAMVLLPDRTTIPLLRLPGDPSVTEVTGPTFSPDGTRLYVSSQRAGLNGSPSAFGLGGVTYEITMPFAVRVDYPMAQPL; translated from the coding sequence ATGAATCCCCTACTCAAAGACATTGAAGCAGCTGGTCTCTCGCGGCGCAGCTTTCTGCGCAACCTGTTGTTAGCCGGCGGCAGCGTTGCCACTGCGCGCAGCTTGACTGCCTGCAATAGCAATTCACCGGCAACTTCGCCCGAAGGTGGCTCTCGCTCGAAGTTCGCCGACATGGGTCCACTGCAAGCTCCGAACAGCGACGGAATTCAGTTGCCGGAAGGCTTTTCCTCCAGAGTGGTTGCTGTGGCCAACCAGCCGCCAATTGCCTCCAACCCTGGGTTTTTGTGGCACACCGACCCCGACGGCGCCGGCACCTTCCGTACGGAAGATGGAGGCTGGATTGTGGTCTCCAACGCAGAGGTGCGCGACGCAACAACAGGCTTTGGAGCTCTGCCGCAGATTCCTGTCATCTCTGATCTAGCGACCCGCGAGTCTTTAGAGGTCTTGAACGCGGTTATTGGGCCGGTAACGGGATTATTGCCGGTGTCGCCTCCATTCTTGCTGCCCTTTCGCGGAGGGGTCAGTGCACTGCGTTTTGACAAAGACGGCAACTTAATCGACGCCTACCCCATCCAGCGCAACACCACCACCAATTGCTCCGGTGGCATTACCCCCTGGGGTACCTGGATTAATGGTGAAGAGATCGCCGACGGCTACATGTTTGAATGCAGCCCGCTGCGCGATGGCGGCACGCCCTTGCGCTTGGACCGCTTCGGCCGCAAAGCGCATGAGATGGCAGCGATTGATATGGGCGGCCGGGCGATTTATCACACCGAAGATGTCACCGGCGAAGATCGCTTCTATCGCACCATTTGGGCGGCAGCCGACTGGCCTGCAGGCAGCAAACCCAACTATGACGCCGGCACGCTCCAAGTGTTGTCAGTGCCAGCCGGCATTGACGCCGCGCGCCAAGGCCCGACCCCTATCGTATGGCTCGACGCCATTGACGATGGGCGGCCGCAGAATCAGGTGTACTTGGAGGACTCAACCATCTTCGCCGGCAACGAAGGCTGCTGGTATATGAATGGTTTTGTGTATTTCAGTACCAAAGGCGATGACAATATTTGGGTGATCGACACCTTCAGCGACACCATCGAGTCGATTTACAACCCCGCTGACGGCCCCATTGGATCACCCGTAGACCCCAACGAGCCGCCGCTGGCCGGAGTCGATAACATTGCCCTCACCTTGGATGGGGAAATGATTGTGGTGGAAGACGGCGGTGATATGCGGGCCATGGTCTTGCTTCCTGACCGCACCACGATCCCGCTGCTGCGCCTACCCGGAGACCCCAGCGTAACTGAGGTTACCGGCCCTACCTTTTCTCCAGATGGAACACGCCTCTATGTGTCCAGCCAACGAGCTGGCTTGAATGGATCGCCTAGCGCTTTCGGCCTCGGCGGCGTGACCTACGAAATCACCATGCCCTTCGCCGTGCGCGTGGATTACCCCATGGCCCAGCCGCTATAG
- a CDS encoding LON peptidase substrate-binding domain-containing protein: MSQGAQSLITDLPHCLPVFPLGSVLLLPEGQLPLNIFEPRYLAMVKAVLGSHRMIGMVHPQTDEGHPDNLYPLGCAGKIVHFEESQDGRFEIMLAGVCRFAIAREMPLAPGGYREVEPDWSDYLDDLRQQSTDDCDIDRKALLEAFAAVLEHRAQQLNMRAVARLNNAELVRVIAQHSPLAAIERQSLLETNGVQELAEQLTALLECARAIMAIPAAPQSRH, translated from the coding sequence ATGTCGCAAGGTGCACAGTCACTCATTACCGATCTTCCACACTGCCTGCCGGTATTCCCGCTGGGCAGTGTTTTGCTGCTTCCCGAGGGGCAGTTGCCCTTGAATATTTTCGAGCCGCGTTATTTGGCGATGGTCAAGGCCGTGTTGGGGAGTCATCGCATGATTGGCATGGTGCACCCGCAGACCGATGAAGGGCATCCGGACAATCTCTACCCCCTGGGCTGCGCTGGGAAGATTGTCCACTTCGAAGAGTCTCAAGATGGTCGCTTCGAAATTATGCTGGCCGGGGTATGCCGCTTTGCGATTGCCCGTGAAATGCCGTTAGCGCCCGGAGGCTACCGCGAGGTCGAGCCGGATTGGAGCGATTATTTGGATGACCTGCGTCAGCAAAGCACGGACGATTGCGACATCGACCGCAAGGCCTTGTTAGAAGCCTTTGCGGCCGTTTTGGAACACCGAGCCCAGCAACTGAATATGCGCGCCGTGGCGAGATTAAATAACGCAGAGTTGGTGCGAGTGATAGCCCAGCACAGCCCATTGGCTGCCATAGAGCGGCAGAGTCTTTTGGAGACCAATGGTGTGCAAGAGCTTGCTGAACAGCTCACCGCACTCTTGGAATGTGCTCGGGCCATCATGGCCATTCCTGCAGCGCCGCAAAGCCGACATTAG
- a CDS encoding class I SAM-dependent methyltransferase has product MAQQHPGGHHLTAGVFLVSTPTPRQTQSCGLCGASRGDAFRVGVRRYWQCTHCELIALDPAFYLSAEAEYAEYCKHHNDPQDPGYRRFLEPAFNAFTQACPRPAQVLDYGCGPGPALAQMLSRAAYEVAIYDPMFAPEAGVLRQSYAGITCTEVAEHWHKPAAELRRLWSMLRAGGVLLIQTQPLLSRARFAQWQYRNDPTHVHFYAHRSFAVWAQQHHAALHFPTPAIALLRKTPHEPAQE; this is encoded by the coding sequence TTGGCACAGCAACATCCAGGCGGCCATCACCTCACCGCAGGCGTATTTCTCGTCAGTACTCCGACTCCAAGGCAAACCCAATCCTGCGGCCTATGCGGCGCGAGCCGCGGGGACGCTTTCCGTGTGGGCGTGCGGCGCTACTGGCAGTGCACGCATTGTGAATTGATAGCCTTGGATCCGGCCTTTTATCTAAGCGCAGAGGCTGAGTACGCCGAATACTGCAAACATCACAACGACCCTCAAGACCCTGGCTACCGCCGCTTTCTAGAGCCCGCGTTTAATGCCTTCACACAGGCCTGTCCGAGGCCGGCTCAGGTGCTCGACTACGGCTGTGGGCCGGGCCCGGCGCTTGCGCAGATGCTAAGCCGGGCCGCTTACGAGGTCGCCATCTACGATCCGATGTTCGCCCCAGAAGCGGGGGTTCTTCGCCAGAGCTATGCGGGAATCACCTGTACCGAGGTTGCAGAACACTGGCATAAACCAGCTGCAGAGCTACGCAGACTCTGGTCCATGCTGCGAGCAGGCGGCGTACTACTGATCCAAACCCAGCCCTTACTCAGCCGGGCTAGGTTCGCGCAGTGGCAGTATCGCAACGACCCCACACACGTCCATTTCTACGCTCACCGCAGCTTTGCCGTGTGGGCACAGCAGCATCACGCCGCTCTACACTTCCCCACCCCAGCCATTGCCCTATTGCGCAAAACCCCGCATGAGCCTGCTCAAGAATAA